The Deinococcus arcticus DNA segment CAGACCTGGCCTTCCCCACCCTCGGCGCATTTCCAGCCCCATTCGCAGCAACCCGTCGCCTTTCCTACCCTGCTGCGCCGCTCTGCGCGTCCCTTCGGTCGACACCACGCCGTCACCGGTCACGGCACCTTTTGAAACTGATACGAGTTCCGAGAAATTTCGTCACACATGACGAAATTGTTCCGACCGGAGGGCGCAGGAATAAATGCGGATTTCCGGGAATTGGACTGGCACAGCGCCGAAGGCGGGGAACATCGCCCTTCTTCCCGGATGTTACGGAAATGGACGGCAGTCCGTATCAGTCAGCCCTGGGCCTCTCTCGGCCGAAGGCCCAGAAAGATTTCTGGCTGGCTTCGACCACCTGCGCTCAGTCGAGATACAGAACAGCTCCTTGCACACAGCCCAGGCATGGGTGACAGAGAAGGGTGAGCCACACTGTTCAGCCGCGTGCTCACCCCAAATCTGCCACCAGCGGCAGAAACTTCTTTCTTCCTGCCTCAGCGCACGGTCAGGCGCACATCCACATTCCCCCTGGTCGCCACGCTGTAGGGGCAGACCTCGTGGGCGGCGTGCATCAGGGCCTGGGCCTGCTCTGGGCTCAGGCCGGGAAAGTGGCCCTGGAGTTCCACGTCCAGCGCAAAGCTCAGGCCCTCGCGGCGCAGACCCACCTGGGCGCTGACGGTGCTGGCAGGGTCCAGGTCCAGTTTCTGACGCCGGGCGATCACGCCCAGGGCGCCCAGGAAGCAGGCCGCGTAGCCCGCCGCAAACAGCTGCTCGGGGTTGGTGCCGGGGCCGTCGTCGCCGCCCATTCCGGCGGGCACACTCAGGGTCAGGTTCAGGCGGCCGTCATCGCTGCGGACGGTGCCGGCGCGGCCTCCGGTGGCGGCGGCGTGGGCGGTGTACAGGTTGCTCATGTGCGTCAGCATGGCCCGCCCTGGCCCGGGGCAACGGCGTGGTGGCCCACAAAGCGGGTGTTCCTGCGTGGGGGGCAAGGCCCGGGCCGCTTCTACCAGACGCGCACGCGCACATAGGCGC contains these protein-coding regions:
- a CDS encoding organic hydroperoxide resistance protein — encoded protein: MSNLYTAHAAATGGRAGTVRSDDGRLNLTLSVPAGMGGDDGPGTNPEQLFAAGYAACFLGALGVIARRQKLDLDPASTVSAQVGLRREGLSFALDVELQGHFPGLSPEQAQALMHAAHEVCPYSVATRGNVDVRLTVR